Proteins from a genomic interval of Schistocerca nitens isolate TAMUIC-IGC-003100 unplaced genomic scaffold, iqSchNite1.1 HiC_scaffold_468, whole genome shotgun sequence:
- the LOC126232253 gene encoding golgin subfamily A member 6-like protein 7 produces MDISNSIDISKSIDISISIHKSINIDKIRKDIDKYRKDIDKYRKDIDKYRKDIDKFQKDIEKYRKDIEKYRKVIEKYRKDIEKYRKVIEKYRKDIEKYRKDIEKYRKDIEKYLYISKISIYKYRKDIEKYRKDIEKYRKDIEKYRKDIEKYRKYIEKYRKDIKKYRKDIEKYRKDIEKYRKVPKRYPKVPKRYRKVPKRYRKVPKIYRKVSKRYRKVSKRYRKVSKRYRKVSKRYRKYRKDIDKYRKDIDKYRKDIDKYRKDIDKYRKDIDKYRKGIDKYRKDIEKYRKDIEKYRKDIEKISKSIEKISKSIEKISKSIYIYRKYRKDIEKYRKDIEKYRKDIEKYRKDIKKYRKDIEKYRKDIEKYRKDFEKYRKDIEKYRKDIEKYRKYIEKYRKDIEKYRKDIEKYRKDIEKYRKDIEKYRKDIDKYRKDIEKYRKDIEKYRKDIEKYR; encoded by the exons atatcgataagattcgaaaagatatcgataagtatcgaaaagatatcgataagtatcgaaaagatatcgataagtatcgaaaagatatagataagtttcaaaaagatatcgaaaagtatcgaaaagacatcgaaaagtatcgaaaagttatcgaaaagtatcgaaaagatatcgaaaagtatcgaaaagttatcgaaaagtatcgaaaagatatcgaaaagtatcgaaaagatatcgaaaagtatcgaaaagatatcgaaaagtatctatatatatcgaaaa tatcgatatataagtaccgaaaagatatcgaaaagtaccgaaaagatatcgaaaagtaccgaaaagatatcgaaaagtatcgaaaagatatcgaaaagtatcgaaaatatatcgaaaagtatcgaaaagatatcaaaaagtatcgaaaagatatcgaaaagtatcgaaaagatatcgaaaa atatcgaaaagtaccgaaaagatatccaaaagtaccgaaaagatatcgaaaagtaccgaaaaggtatcgaaaagtaccgaaaatatatcgaaaagtatcgaaaagatatcgaaaagtatcgaaaagatatcgaaaagtatcgaaaagatatcgaaaagtatcgaaaagatatcgaaaa tatcgaaaagatatcgataagtatcgaaaagatatcgataagtatcgaaaagatatcgataagtatcgaaaagatatcgataagtatcgaaaagatatagataagtatcgaaaaggtatcgataagtatcgaaaagatatcgaaaagtatcgaaaagatatcgaaaagtatcgaaaagatatcgaaaagatatcgaaaagtatcgaaaagatatcgaaaagtatcgaaaagatatcgaaaagtatctatatatatcgaaaa taccgaaaagatatcgaaaagtaccgaaaagatatcgaaaagtaccgaaaagatattgaaaagtaccgaaaagatatcaaaaagtaccgaaaagatatcgaaaagtaccgaaaagatatcgaaaagtaccgaaaagatttcgaaaagtaccgaaaagatatcgaaaagtaccgaaaagatatcgaaaagtaccgaaaatatatcgaaaagtaccgaaaagatatcgaaaagtaccgaaaagatatcgaaaagtaccgaaaagatatcgaaaagtaccgaaaagatatcgaaaagtaccgaaaagatatcgacaagtaccgaaaagatatcgaaaagtaccgaaaagatatcgaaaagtatcgaaaagatatcgaaaagtatcgttaa